Below is a genomic region from Desulfobacter sp..
GTGCTCATCTCCGGGGAATCGGGCACAGGAAAGGAGGTATTGGCCAGGCTGATTCATCAGAATTCACCCCGGAATAAGGGCCCCATGGTGGCGGTGAACTGTGCTGCCATTCCATCTGGCCTTCTTGAATCTGAACTTTTCGGTCATGTGAAAGGCGCCTTTACCGGGGCTGTAAAGGACAGGAAAGGGCATTTCATGACAGCCGGTTCCGGCAGTTTGTTTTTGGATGAAATCGGAGAACTTGCAATGGATTTACAGGTCAAGCTTCTCAGGGCTGTTAAGGAAAGACAGATCCAGCCGGTGGGATCGGAAAAAACCCTGGATGTTGATATCAGGATTATTGCTGCCACCAACCTGGATCTTCAGGACAGGATCTCCAGGGGGGAGTTTAGAGAAGACCTTTATTACAGGCTGTCGGTGATTCCTTTGTTTATACCTCCCCTGCGGGAAAGACCTGAGGATATCCCTGCCCTGGCAGTCCATTTTTTAAAAAAATTTGATGCGCCGGCGGATGTCTGTTTTTCTCCCAATGCCCTCAAAGCGCTGGAAGGGTATCACTGGCCGGGAAATATCAGGGAGATGCAAAATATTGTGGAGCGTTGCATTATCCTTAGATCCAGCGCCCTGATTCGAACCAAAGATCTGAATCTTCCGGGAATGACGGCTGCCCCCTCCGCCTTTGAGCCAATGATTCCGGACGGGGGCATCTCCCTGGAATCCGTGGAAAAGGCCTATGTGATAAAAGCCCTTGAAAAGGCCGGGCAGAATCGTTCTCAAGCAGCCCGGCTGCTTAAAATTCCCAGACATGTCCTTCTTTACCGTTTGGAAAAATACGGGTTGTAGGTCTGGAACACATCGAGTGTAGACTATTCTACATCCCTCTGTGGAATAGTCTACAAGA
It encodes:
- a CDS encoding sigma-54-dependent Fis family transcriptional regulator — translated: MNQTILLIDDDPSLRRVTEYNLTAAGFIVLAADSGTQGLKFFHANEPDLVVSDVKLGDYNGLDLMEKFKAVSPDIPMIIMTAFGSIEMAVQAMHKGAFNFITKPFDRDTLILSYQKALELRGLISRTKMLTHEVNRLTGTQGMVSASSAMKELLDTASRAANSEATVLISGESGTGKEVLARLIHQNSPRNKGPMVAVNCAAIPSGLLESELFGHVKGAFTGAVKDRKGHFMTAGSGSLFLDEIGELAMDLQVKLLRAVKERQIQPVGSEKTLDVDIRIIAATNLDLQDRISRGEFREDLYYRLSVIPLFIPPLRERPEDIPALAVHFLKKFDAPADVCFSPNALKALEGYHWPGNIREMQNIVERCIILRSSALIRTKDLNLPGMTAAPSAFEPMIPDGGISLESVEKAYVIKALEKAGQNRSQAARLLKIPRHVLLYRLEKYGL